A genomic region of Streptosporangium lutulentum contains the following coding sequences:
- a CDS encoding LysR family transcriptional regulator — MELRDIEIFLVLAEELHFSRTAERLHVSAARVSQAIKKQERAIGGDLFVRDTRNVRLTPLGERLHRDLRAGYQLIEDGIQGAKAGARDAEAGLTVGVIGPQAHDLIPVTTAFRARHAECGLTFREVGFIEPLAPLRAGEVDLQTYWFHSDDEGLREMIASEPDLTFGPVVITEPKVLMTAAAHPLAQRVSVSMEDLGDYALVGFEGLDSVPDYWVRIHSPSHTPGGRPIPRGHTFGNWEETMATVAASRSVCLVSAEAIRYYPRRPGISFVPLHDAPRGRWGLIWRTDRETPMARAYVQVAQDIGPRHFDLN, encoded by the coding sequence GTGGAGCTTCGGGACATCGAGATCTTCCTGGTTTTGGCCGAGGAACTGCACTTCAGCCGTACCGCCGAGCGCCTGCACGTGTCGGCGGCCCGGGTCAGCCAGGCAATCAAGAAGCAGGAACGCGCGATCGGCGGCGATCTGTTCGTGCGCGACACCCGTAACGTCCGGTTGACCCCGCTCGGCGAGCGCCTGCACCGCGACCTCAGGGCCGGGTATCAGCTGATCGAGGACGGCATCCAGGGCGCCAAGGCGGGGGCCCGTGACGCGGAGGCCGGCCTCACGGTCGGTGTCATAGGTCCGCAGGCCCACGACCTCATTCCGGTGACCACCGCGTTCAGGGCGCGCCATGCCGAATGCGGGCTGACGTTTCGCGAGGTGGGCTTCATCGAACCGCTGGCACCGTTGCGGGCCGGCGAGGTCGACCTGCAGACCTACTGGTTCCATTCAGACGACGAGGGTCTGCGGGAAATGATCGCAAGTGAGCCGGACCTGACCTTCGGCCCGGTCGTGATCACCGAGCCGAAGGTGCTGATGACCGCGGCTGCACATCCGCTCGCGCAGCGCGTCTCCGTGTCGATGGAGGATCTCGGCGACTATGCGCTGGTGGGTTTCGAGGGTCTCGATTCGGTTCCCGACTATTGGGTGCGGATCCACTCTCCGTCCCACACGCCTGGCGGCCGTCCCATCCCGCGCGGTCACACGTTCGGCAACTGGGAGGAGACCATGGCGACGGTCGCCGCCAGCCGAAGCGTGTGCCTGGTCTCCGCTGAAGCTATCCGCTACTACCCGCGCCGCCCCGGCATCAGCTTCGTGCCGCTTCACGATGCGCCACGCGGCCGGTGGGGCCTGATCTGGCGCACTGACCGTGAGACCCCGATGGCCCGCGCCTACGTCCAGGTGGCCCAGGACATCGGCCCCCGCCACTTCGACCTGAACTGA